Proteins encoded within one genomic window of Polaribacter sp. NJDZ03:
- a CDS encoding SusC/RagA family TonB-linked outer membrane protein has translation MKTKFKGFFTLLLALLMQISFAQEKKVSGTVSDTSGTLPGVSVAIKGTSNGTQTDFDGKYSINAKQGDILSFSYVGYKTIEKKVGNSTTININLEEGGTQLEEVVVVAYGSQSRASLTGSVSVIDAEQLQNATFSNPIQGLEGLASGLRIIQASGQPGSDPIIRIRGFGSINASSAPLIVLDGVPYSGSLSSINPQDIESTSVLKDASSTSLYGNKASNGVLMITTKKGSNNKTQISIDTRIGITQRAAKEYNIIGSPGEFYESYHSVLSNSEFYAQGQAGTPVTIGDARQTASNTLIGALGYNLYDVSNETLINPLTGKLNSAAKLLVNDSWNDALFRDAATFKSTNINISGGSEDINYYFSLGTQTDNGYTVGSSFKRHTARLKVNSKKIANIVSLSGDVSYAKSNSQNVASTVDANGTPTSSFANAFFWNRRIAPIYPVFQYDENWSPILNKNNPGGIAYDFGQTQVFPNGTTRGPRNYAPGEHPLAVIENSTDTNERDNFNGALRAKIDLPVDIKFEYVMNLLTETDKGIDFTKPGAGAFAKAQNGLLTNNRNNYSAFTNQQLLTWKKSYGSHSFDALLGHETYVESFTTLSLTKYNIIGGFSPILDNTSVYNSASNYNTDYTTEGYFSRFIYGFDNSYYINLTARHDASSVFHPDTRWGTFWSAGASWTISNEEFMKNSKVIDYAKLTVNYGTTGNDRIFYEGTSTRNLVAYENQYQIDENNGALTQTLYSLGGKDITWEKAHLFDVAYEMSLFNSVNLSLGYYHKSSEDLLFNNPLQLSTGQASRPENFGSMSNSGIEVELAWNAVKKEKTNVNFNANLSTLNNKITELPRDSITSGNFRRVVGKSIYDYFMVKSAGVNPDNGNAKYFTKDPTTGESITTEDYADAVTNGREFLDKRAIPTITGGFGTNIKVGDFSLGLQFAYQLGGYGIDNEYFDLLGATANVTNFADYDKTWTVDNPTASLPRVDPLSPDQYRVSDLYLVDLSYLSLSNINLGYTLNNEAIKKYHIDNIRFYGTVNNAFLLYSARQGYDPRLNSVGASSPEYGANRTIAFGVNINLN, from the coding sequence ATGAAAACAAAGTTTAAAGGATTTTTTACGCTATTATTAGCGCTTCTAATGCAAATATCTTTTGCACAAGAAAAAAAAGTTTCTGGGACCGTATCAGATACATCTGGCACATTACCCGGAGTAAGTGTAGCTATTAAAGGCACAAGCAATGGAACCCAAACTGATTTTGACGGTAAATATTCTATTAACGCAAAACAAGGAGACATCTTAAGTTTTAGCTATGTAGGATACAAAACTATTGAAAAAAAAGTCGGAAACTCGACAACGATAAATATTAACCTAGAAGAAGGCGGAACTCAATTAGAAGAAGTTGTAGTAGTTGCATATGGCTCACAATCTAGAGCATCTCTTACTGGTTCTGTAAGCGTAATTGACGCTGAACAATTACAAAACGCAACTTTCTCTAACCCTATACAGGGTTTAGAAGGATTAGCTTCTGGCTTAAGAATTATACAAGCTAGTGGACAACCTGGTTCTGACCCCATCATTAGAATTAGAGGTTTTGGTTCTATAAATGCTTCCAGTGCTCCACTTATCGTTTTAGATGGCGTGCCATATTCTGGAAGCCTAAGTAGTATTAACCCTCAAGATATTGAATCAACGAGTGTTTTAAAAGACGCTTCCTCTACTTCCTTATACGGTAACAAAGCCTCAAACGGTGTCTTAATGATTACCACTAAAAAAGGTTCTAATAACAAAACACAAATAAGCATAGATACTAGAATAGGTATTACTCAAAGAGCTGCTAAAGAGTATAATATTATTGGATCACCCGGTGAGTTTTACGAATCTTACCACAGTGTACTTTCTAATTCTGAATTCTATGCACAAGGACAAGCCGGAACCCCTGTTACAATAGGTGATGCTAGGCAAACTGCCTCCAACACACTTATAGGAGCATTAGGATACAACTTGTATGATGTTTCTAACGAAACTTTAATTAATCCCTTAACAGGAAAATTAAATAGCGCAGCAAAACTATTAGTTAATGACAGTTGGAATGATGCTTTATTTAGAGATGCTGCAACTTTTAAGTCTACCAACATTAACATATCTGGTGGCTCAGAAGACATAAACTATTATTTCTCTTTAGGAACGCAAACTGATAATGGATATACTGTTGGTAGTAGTTTTAAAAGACATACTGCTCGTTTAAAAGTTAATTCTAAGAAAATTGCTAATATTGTCTCTCTAAGTGGAGATGTATCTTATGCTAAATCTAACAGTCAAAATGTTGCTTCTACGGTTGATGCAAACGGCACTCCCACATCAAGTTTTGCAAATGCTTTCTTTTGGAATAGACGAATTGCTCCTATATATCCTGTTTTTCAATATGATGAAAACTGGAGCCCTATTTTAAATAAAAATAACCCAGGTGGTATTGCTTATGATTTTGGTCAAACTCAAGTTTTTCCTAACGGCACAACAAGAGGTCCTAGAAATTATGCCCCAGGAGAGCACCCTCTTGCCGTAATAGAGAACTCTACTGATACTAATGAAAGAGACAATTTTAATGGAGCATTAAGAGCTAAAATTGATTTACCTGTAGATATTAAGTTTGAATACGTCATGAACCTTTTAACAGAGACTGATAAAGGTATTGACTTTACAAAGCCAGGTGCAGGTGCTTTTGCCAAAGCTCAAAATGGACTTTTAACAAATAATAGAAATAATTATTCTGCTTTTACAAACCAACAATTATTGACCTGGAAAAAAAGTTATGGATCTCATAGTTTTGATGCACTTTTAGGACATGAAACTTATGTAGAGTCTTTCACAACATTATCTCTTACAAAATATAATATAATTGGAGGCTTTAGCCCAATATTAGACAACACTTCTGTATACAACTCAGCAAGTAACTACAATACCGATTACACAACTGAAGGATATTTTTCTAGATTTATTTATGGGTTTGATAATAGTTATTACATTAACCTTACCGCTAGACATGATGCTTCTTCTGTTTTTCATCCAGATACACGTTGGGGTACATTTTGGTCTGCAGGTGCTTCATGGACTATTAGTAACGAAGAGTTTATGAAAAACTCTAAAGTTATAGACTATGCAAAATTAACAGTAAACTATGGTACTACTGGTAATGACAGGATATTTTACGAAGGCACTAGCACCAGAAATCTTGTAGCCTATGAAAATCAATATCAAATTGATGAAAATAATGGTGCATTAACACAAACGCTATATAGTTTAGGAGGTAAAGATATTACTTGGGAAAAGGCACATCTTTTTGATGTTGCTTATGAAATGAGTTTATTTAATAGCGTTAATCTTTCTTTAGGTTATTACCATAAATCCTCAGAAGATCTTTTATTCAACAATCCATTGCAATTATCAACAGGACAAGCTTCTAGACCTGAGAATTTTGGATCTATGTCTAATAGCGGTATAGAGGTTGAACTAGCTTGGAATGCAGTAAAAAAAGAAAAAACAAATGTTAACTTCAATGCAAACCTATCTACATTGAACAATAAAATCACAGAACTCCCAAGAGATTCTATAACAAGCGGTAACTTTAGAAGAGTGGTTGGTAAAAGCATATATGATTATTTTATGGTAAAATCCGCAGGTGTAAACCCAGATAATGGAAATGCTAAATATTTTACTAAAGACCCAACTACTGGTGAAAGCATCACAACTGAAGATTACGCAGACGCCGTAACAAATGGTAGAGAATTTCTTGACAAAAGAGCAATACCAACAATTACAGGGGGATTTGGTACAAATATAAAAGTAGGTGATTTTTCATTAGGCCTACAGTTCGCTTATCAATTAGGAGGTTACGGTATTGATAACGAATATTTTGACTTATTAGGAGCTACAGCAAATGTTACTAATTTTGCCGATTACGATAAAACATGGACAGTTGATAACCCGACAGCTAGTTTACCTCGAGTAGATCCTCTAAGCCCAGATCAATATAGAGTTTCAGATCTTTATTTAGTAGACTTAAGCTACTTAAGTTTAAGCAATATTAATTTAGGCTACACGCTTAACAATGAAGCTATCAAAAAATACCACATAGATAATATTCGTTTTTATGGAACTGTAAATAATGCATTTCTACTATATAGTGCAAGACAAGGGTATGATCCACGATTAAATTCAGTAGGAGCTTCTTCTCCTGAATATGGTGCAAACAGAACAATTGCTTTTGGTGTAAACATAAATCTTAATTAA
- a CDS encoding POTRA domain-containing protein has protein sequence MNKKITPYIYMLLALLSYTETFAQASSLKLTSINKTEAAVLNKINYQKKHIDTVLLDLEINRISEYLKNLGYFTNTIDSVKNTKQQYIAYFNLNSKIDSAIITTNKGSEIYLEKFKIKENTFSIPIEKLQATLSEISTNLELEGKSFSKVKLKNITIKSKTLFAHLIINPSKKRTLNKVIIKGYENFPKSYLKNYFNIKSSDIFNQQKISEISEASNNLDFIKEIKSPEILFTKDSTLLYMYLKKHQNNSFDGIIGFASKENGDLLFNGNLEIQLNNILNTGEKYGLFWNSIGEEKQELKLNTEIPYIFNSRFSPELTFSIYKQDSTFINSKFDSKIGYHINSKIKLSLTYNAEKSENLKEKLSNNIETYSNYFLGLQLKYSIPKNDYFLNNKFQLDINPSFGSRETTNKTTNQFKLEGSTSYLWELNSRNSIFIKNKTGYLNSDSYINNELFRIGGASSIRGFNEQSLITNKYTFVNLEYRYLTSEKSYLYTITDLAKVNLNSKNQNLIGLGLGYLFNTSNSQINMSLSLGKVKQQETDLKSIKLTINWKNYF, from the coding sequence TTGAATAAAAAAATTACTCCTTATATATATATGCTACTTGCACTGCTTTCTTATACAGAAACCTTTGCACAAGCATCTTCTTTAAAACTTACTTCGATAAATAAAACAGAAGCTGCCGTTTTAAATAAAATTAATTATCAAAAAAAACACATAGACACCGTTTTATTAGACTTAGAAATTAATAGAATTTCTGAGTATTTAAAAAACTTAGGTTATTTTACAAACACAATAGATAGCGTTAAAAACACAAAACAGCAATACATTGCTTACTTTAATCTAAATAGTAAAATAGACAGTGCCATTATTACAACAAATAAAGGTTCTGAAATTTATTTAGAAAAATTTAAAATAAAAGAAAACACATTTTCTATTCCAATAGAAAAACTACAAGCCACACTCTCTGAAATTTCTACAAACCTAGAACTAGAAGGAAAGTCTTTTTCTAAAGTGAAATTAAAAAACATCACCATTAAAAGCAAAACACTTTTTGCCCATTTAATAATTAATCCTTCTAAAAAAAGAACGCTAAATAAAGTAATCATAAAAGGATATGAAAATTTCCCTAAATCCTATTTAAAAAATTACTTTAACATAAAATCGTCAGATATATTTAATCAACAAAAAATTTCAGAAATATCTGAAGCATCTAATAATTTAGATTTTATTAAGGAAATTAAATCTCCCGAAATTTTATTTACAAAAGACTCTACATTATTATATATGTATTTAAAAAAACATCAGAATAATAGTTTTGATGGAATTATAGGTTTTGCATCTAAAGAAAATGGAGATCTCTTATTTAATGGGAATTTAGAAATACAATTAAACAACATTTTAAATACTGGTGAAAAATATGGCTTGTTCTGGAATAGTATTGGTGAAGAAAAACAAGAATTAAAATTAAATACAGAAATACCATACATATTCAACTCTAGATTTAGCCCAGAATTAACTTTCTCTATCTATAAACAAGACTCTACATTTATAAACTCAAAGTTTGATTCTAAGATTGGATACCACATTAATTCTAAAATTAAATTATCATTGACTTATAATGCTGAAAAATCTGAAAATCTAAAAGAAAAATTATCCAATAATATTGAAACCTATAGTAATTATTTTTTAGGGCTTCAATTAAAATATAGTATCCCTAAAAATGATTATTTCTTAAACAATAAATTCCAACTAGACATAAACCCTAGTTTTGGTAGCAGAGAAACAACTAACAAAACTACGAACCAATTTAAACTTGAAGGATCAACATCTTATTTGTGGGAATTAAATTCACGAAATAGTATTTTTATAAAAAACAAAACAGGTTACTTAAATTCTGATTCTTATATTAATAATGAACTATTTAGAATTGGAGGCGCAAGTTCCATAAGAGGTTTCAATGAACAAAGTCTAATTACTAATAAATACACATTTGTAAATTTAGAATACAGATACTTAACATCAGAAAAATCTTACCTATATACCATAACAGATTTGGCTAAAGTAAATTTAAACTCTAAAAACCAAAATCTAATAGGATTAGGCTTAGGCTATTTATTTAATACAAGCAACTCACAAATAAATATGAGCCTTTCTTTAGGAAAAGTCAAACAACAAGAAACAGACCTTAAGAGCATTAAACTAACGATAAACTGGAAAAATTATTTTTAA
- the rpsL gene encoding 30S ribosomal protein S12, with protein MPTIQQLVRKGRTKITKKSKSAALSSCPQRRGVCTRVYTTTPKKPNSAMRKVARVRLTNGNEINAYIPGEGHNLQEHSIVLVRGGRVKDLPGVKYHVVRGALDTAGVEGRTQRRSKYGAKRPKK; from the coding sequence ATGCCAACTATTCAACAATTAGTTCGTAAAGGAAGAACCAAAATAACTAAGAAGAGTAAATCGGCTGCTTTGTCGTCTTGTCCTCAAAGACGTGGAGTGTGTACTCGTGTTTATACTACAACACCAAAGAAACCTAATTCAGCAATGCGTAAAGTTGCCAGAGTTAGATTGACAAATGGTAATGAGATAAACGCATACATCCCAGGTGAAGGACATAACTTACAAGAGCACTCGATAGTATTAGTTAGAGGTGGAAGGGTAAAAGATTTACCAGGTGTTAAATATCACGTAGTACGTGGTGCATTAGATACAGCGGGAGTTGAGGGTAGAACCCAAAGACGTTCAAAGTATGGTGCAAAACGCCCAAAGAAGTAA
- the rpsG gene encoding 30S ribosomal protein S7, which produces MRKRAAKKRVLLPDPKFNDQLVTRFVNNLMWSGKKSVAFKVFYDALELVEERKGEDEEKSALEIWKDGLSNVMPHVEVRSRRVGGATFQIPMQIRPDRKVSMAIKWMILYTRKRNEKTMAQRLAAEILAAAKEEGAAVKKRTDTHKMAEANKAFSHFRF; this is translated from the coding sequence ATGAGAAAAAGAGCAGCAAAAAAAAGAGTCTTATTACCGGATCCTAAATTTAACGATCAGTTAGTAACGCGTTTTGTGAATAACTTAATGTGGAGCGGTAAGAAGTCTGTAGCGTTTAAAGTGTTTTATGACGCTTTAGAGCTAGTAGAAGAAAGAAAAGGAGAAGACGAAGAGAAGTCGGCTTTAGAAATTTGGAAAGATGGTTTGTCTAATGTAATGCCTCACGTAGAAGTAAGATCTCGTCGTGTTGGTGGAGCAACATTCCAAATACCAATGCAAATTAGACCAGACCGTAAAGTGTCTATGGCTATTAAATGGATGATTTTGTATACTCGTAAGAGAAACGAAAAAACGATGGCACAGCGTTTAGCTGCTGAAATTTTAGCTGCGGCTAAAGAAGAAGGAGCTGCAGTTAAAAAACGTACTGACACTCACAAGATGGCAGAAGCAAATAAAGCGTTCTCACACTTCAGATTTTAA
- the fusA gene encoding elongation factor G, which produces MARDLKYTRNIGIAAHIDAGKTTTTERVLFYTGVSHKIGEVHDGAATMDWMEQEQERGITITSAATTCTWQFPKENAEILPETKDYHFNIIDTPGHVDFTVEVNRSLRVLDGLVFLFSAVDGVEPQSETNWRLADNYKVPRIGFVNKMDRQGSDFMMVCGQVKTMLGSNAVPIVLNIGDEENFKGIVDLVKNRAIIWHEEGMGATFDVVDIPEDLKEEAKLLRANLIEEVASYDENLLEKFMEDENSITEDEVHAALRAAVMDMAIIPMICGSAFKNKGVQFLLDAVCRYLPSPMDKEGIIGVNPDTEEKELRKPSVDEPFAALAFKIATDPFVGRLAFFRAYSGRLDAGSYVLNNRSGKKERISRIYQMHANKQNAIDYIEAGDIGAAVGFKSIKTGDTLTAEKFPLVLESMDFPDPVIGIAVEPKTKADVDKLGIGLAKLAEEDPTFTVRSDEASGQTIISGMGELHLDVLVDRLKREFKVEVNQGQPQVEYKEAITAVTDHREVYKKQSGGRGKFADIAFTIGPADEGVQGLQFDSVIKGGNVPREFVPSVEKGFREAMKNGPLAGYEMDSMKVTLRDGSFHAVDSDALSFELAARMGYKASAKSAKAKIMEPLMKVEVLTPEANMGDIVGDLNRRRGQVNDMSDRAGSKVVKAIVPLSEMFGYVTALRTMSSGRATSTMEFSHYAETPSNVSEEVIAKSKG; this is translated from the coding sequence ATGGCTAGAGATTTAAAATATACAAGAAATATTGGTATTGCTGCGCACATTGATGCTGGTAAGACTACAACAACAGAACGTGTATTGTTTTATACAGGTGTTTCTCACAAGATAGGTGAGGTGCATGATGGAGCAGCTACAATGGACTGGATGGAGCAAGAGCAGGAAAGAGGTATTACAATTACTTCTGCTGCAACTACTTGTACTTGGCAATTTCCGAAAGAAAATGCTGAAATTCTTCCAGAGACTAAAGATTACCATTTTAATATTATTGATACTCCAGGTCACGTAGATTTTACTGTAGAAGTAAATAGATCATTACGTGTTTTGGATGGTTTAGTTTTCTTATTTTCTGCAGTTGATGGTGTTGAGCCTCAATCAGAAACTAACTGGAGACTTGCTGATAACTATAAAGTGCCTCGTATCGGATTTGTTAATAAAATGGACCGTCAAGGATCTGATTTTATGATGGTTTGTGGTCAGGTAAAAACAATGTTAGGTTCTAACGCTGTGCCAATTGTTTTAAACATTGGTGATGAAGAGAACTTTAAAGGTATTGTAGATCTAGTTAAAAATAGAGCTATTATATGGCATGAAGAAGGAATGGGTGCAACATTTGATGTTGTAGATATTCCTGAAGACTTAAAAGAAGAAGCTAAATTATTACGTGCAAACCTTATTGAAGAAGTTGCAAGTTATGATGAGAATCTTTTAGAGAAATTCATGGAAGATGAAAATTCTATTACAGAAGATGAAGTGCATGCTGCACTTAGAGCTGCTGTTATGGATATGGCAATCATTCCAATGATTTGTGGTTCTGCATTTAAAAACAAAGGTGTTCAGTTTCTTTTAGATGCTGTATGTCGTTACTTGCCTTCTCCTATGGATAAGGAAGGTATTATTGGTGTGAACCCAGATACAGAAGAAAAAGAATTACGTAAGCCAAGTGTAGATGAACCTTTTGCTGCTTTAGCATTTAAAATTGCTACTGACCCTTTTGTTGGTCGTTTAGCATTTTTTAGAGCATATTCTGGTCGTTTAGATGCTGGTTCTTATGTTTTAAATAACCGTTCAGGTAAAAAAGAACGTATTTCTCGTATTTATCAAATGCATGCGAATAAGCAAAATGCAATTGATTATATTGAAGCTGGAGATATTGGAGCTGCTGTAGGTTTTAAATCTATTAAAACAGGAGATACTTTAACTGCTGAAAAATTCCCTCTTGTATTAGAGTCTATGGATTTTCCAGATCCAGTAATTGGTATTGCTGTTGAGCCTAAAACAAAAGCGGATGTAGATAAATTAGGAATTGGACTTGCTAAGTTAGCAGAAGAAGATCCTACTTTTACAGTGCGTTCAGACGAAGCTTCAGGACAGACTATTATTTCTGGAATGGGTGAGTTGCACTTAGATGTACTTGTAGATCGTTTAAAACGTGAGTTTAAGGTTGAAGTTAATCAAGGACAGCCTCAAGTTGAATATAAAGAAGCAATCACTGCTGTAACTGATCATAGAGAAGTTTATAAAAAGCAATCTGGTGGTCGTGGTAAATTTGCTGATATTGCATTTACAATAGGGCCTGCAGATGAAGGTGTTCAAGGATTACAATTCGATTCTGTTATTAAAGGTGGTAATGTTCCTAGAGAATTTGTTCCTTCTGTAGAGAAAGGATTCAGAGAAGCTATGAAGAATGGTCCATTAGCAGGATACGAAATGGATTCAATGAAAGTTACTTTAAGAGATGGGTCTTTCCACGCAGTGGATTCTGATGCATTATCTTTTGAGTTAGCTGCAAGAATGGGGTATAAAGCTTCTGCGAAATCTGCAAAAGCAAAAATCATGGAACCTTTAATGAAGGTAGAAGTGTTAACTCCAGAAGCTAACATGGGTGATATCGTTGGAGATTTAAATAGAAGAAGAGGTCAAGTTAACGACATGAGTGATCGTGCTGGATCTAAAGTTGTAAAAGCAATTGTTCCTTTATCTGAAATGTTTGGATATGTTACAGCTTTAAGAACTATGTCTTCTGGTAGAGCAACATCTACTATGGAATTTTCACATTATGCAGAAACTCCTTCTAATGTATCGGAAGAAGTAATTGCAAAATCTAAAGGTTAA
- the rpsJ gene encoding 30S ribosomal protein S10 produces the protein MSQKIRIKLKSYDYNLVDKSAEKIVKTVKSTGAVVNGPIPLPTHKKIFTVLRSPHVNKKSREQFQLASYKRLLDIYSSSSKTIDALMKLELPSGVEVEIKV, from the coding sequence ATGAGTCAAAAAATTAGAATTAAATTAAAGTCTTACGATTACAATTTAGTAGATAAATCTGCTGAAAAAATTGTAAAGACGGTAAAAAGTACTGGTGCTGTTGTAAACGGACCAATACCATTACCAACACATAAAAAGATTTTCACTGTATTACGTTCTCCACACGTAAATAAAAAATCTAGAGAGCAATTTCAATTAGCTTCTTACAAAAGATTATTAGACATTTATAGTTCTTCTTCGAAAACTATTGATGCTTTAATGAAACTTGAGTTACCAAGTGGTGTTGAAGTAGAAATTAAAGTTTAA
- the rplC gene encoding 50S ribosomal protein L3 — MSGLIGRKIGMTSLFDENGKNIPCTVIEAGPCVVTQVRTEEVDGYSALQLGFDDKKAKSSNKALDGHFKKAGTTAKRKVVEFQGFEESFKLGDSITVGHFEEGEFVDVSGVSKGKGFQGVVKRHGFGGVGQATHGQHNRLRAPGSIGAASYPARVFKGMRMGGRMGGDKVKVQNLRVLKVVAEKNLLVVKGAIPGHKNAFVTIQK, encoded by the coding sequence ATGTCTGGGTTAATAGGAAGAAAGATTGGGATGACCAGCTTATTCGATGAGAACGGGAAGAATATTCCTTGTACTGTAATCGAAGCAGGTCCTTGCGTTGTCACTCAGGTCAGAACCGAAGAGGTTGACGGCTATAGTGCGTTACAGCTTGGTTTCGATGACAAAAAAGCAAAAAGTTCTAACAAAGCGTTAGATGGCCACTTTAAAAAAGCTGGTACCACTGCTAAGAGAAAAGTCGTTGAATTTCAAGGATTTGAAGAGAGTTTTAAATTAGGAGATTCTATTACAGTAGGTCACTTTGAAGAAGGCGAGTTCGTTGATGTGTCTGGTGTATCTAAAGGTAAAGGTTTCCAGGGTGTTGTAAAACGTCATGGTTTTGGTGGTGTAGGTCAAGCTACTCACGGACAGCATAACCGTTTAAGAGCTCCGGGTTCTATTGGTGCTGCGTCATATCCTGCAAGAGTATTCAAAGGAATGCGAATGGGAGGCCGTATGGGTGGAGATAAAGTGAAAGTACAAAACTTAAGAGTATTAAAAGTAGTTGCTGAAAAGAACTTACTTGTTGTTAAAGGAGCGATTCCTGGACACAAAAATGCTTTTGTAACTATTCAGAAATAA